A region from the Canis lupus dingo isolate Sandy chromosome 9, ASM325472v2, whole genome shotgun sequence genome encodes:
- the PHPT1 gene encoding 14 kDa phosphohistidine phosphatase isoform X1 — translation MRRRLPRPRPRRARRSCAATSGPSTTARALSPRPRSLARVHACLPSWGLGPEGLLRWPRPVLSRLPCPADIYDKVSGDMQKKGYSCECLGGGRISHQSQDKKIHVYGYSMGYGRAQHSISTEKIKAMYPDYEVTWADDGY, via the exons GGCGCCGCCTTCCGAGACCCCGGCCGAGGAGAGCAAGGAGATCGTGCGCGGCTACAAGTGGGCCGAGTACCACG GCCCGAGCCCTCTCTCCTAGACCCCGCTCTCTTGCCCGGGTGCAcgcctgcctcccctcctggggTCTCGGCCCGGAGGGGCTCCTCCGGTGGCCGCGGCCCGTGCTGAGCCGCCTCCCCTGTCCAGCCGACATCTATGACAAGGTATCTGGAGATATGCAGAAAAAGGGCTATAGCTGTGAGTGTCTCGGAGGCGGGCGCATCTCCCACCAGAGCCAGGACAAGAAGATCCACGTGTATGGCTACTCCATG GGTTATGGCCGCGCCCAACACTCCATCTCCACCGAGAAGATCAAAGCCATGTATCCTGACTACGAGGTCACCTGGGCCGATGATGGCTACTGA